One stretch of Candidatus Bathyarchaeota archaeon DNA includes these proteins:
- a CDS encoding rhodanese-like domain-containing protein, whose product MVSHKIKVLLIILSLCFMISIGTSFRTIIFVQADNNVDNGDIEKVRIVDRDALKKKIDKNEDFVLLDARIFKKYEIEHIIGAISLPVNEAEERAEIIIPDKNKEIIVYCSSKHCTTSAFLVEILVDLGYTNVANYEGGIRDWTEAGYPTEKNEITPTTTPTITKPPEEAPTDTEAVATQNPTGYINIIGAIIIILIIFSVALVIRRRKGRILFGEEY is encoded by the coding sequence ATGGTTTCACATAAAATTAAGGTCTTACTTATCATATTATCTCTATGTTTTATGATTTCAATTGGAACAAGCTTTAGGACAATTATATTTGTACAAGCTGATAATAATGTGGATAACGGCGACATTGAAAAAGTAAGAATAGTGGATAGAGATGCTTTAAAGAAGAAGATCGATAAAAATGAAGATTTTGTTCTATTGGATGCACGCATCTTTAAAAAATACGAAATAGAACATATAATAGGAGCGATATCTCTTCCTGTCAATGAGGCTGAAGAAAGGGCTGAGATAATTATCCCAGATAAGAATAAGGAGATAATCGTTTATTGCAGCAGTAAACACTGTACCACAAGTGCTTTTCTTGTGGAAATACTTGTTGATCTGGGCTATACGAATGTGGCTAATTATGAGGGCGGAATCAGAGATTGGACAGAAGCAGGATATCCGACAGAGAAAAATGAGATAACGCCTACAACCACACCAACTATTACTAAACCTCCAGAAGAAGCCCCTACAGACACAGAGGCTGTTGCTACACAAAATCCCACAGGTTACATCAACATAATTGGAGCCATAATTATTATTTTAATTATCTTTTCAGTAGCTCTGGTTATTAGAAGAAGAAAGGGGCGCATACTATTTGGTGAGGAGTACTAG